The proteins below are encoded in one region of Fusobacterium sp. JB019:
- a CDS encoding polysaccharide biosynthesis protein: MIEVTGLRSGEKLYEELLYNKDKAKKTENNKIFITEIEENDLDIRYYLNQLKSSIKEDSKEKIRKVIYDMIKIYNEAEYN, encoded by the coding sequence ATGATCGAGGTTACAGGACTTCGTTCTGGTGAAAAACTTTATGAGGAATTATTATATAACAAAGACAAAGCTAAAAAAACAGAAAATAATAAGATATTTATAACAGAAATTGAAGAAAATGATTTGGATATAAGGTATTATCTAAATCAACTAAAATCTTCTATAAAAGAGGACAGTAAGGAAAAGATAAGGAAAGTTATATATGACATGATAAAAATATACAATGAGGCTGAGTATAACTAG
- a CDS encoding LegC family aminotransferase, producing MEDKLIGLSVPNIEVGPILNNLKECLESGWISTGGRFIPEFEGKVAKYVGVKEAVGVQSGTAGLHIALRVLGVGRDEEVIVPTLTFIAAVNPVTYLGAEPIFMDCDKSFCMDPIKLQEFCANECIIYGEHLYNKKTNRLVRAIVVVHVFGNMADMEKIIEIAHKYKLKVLEDATEGLGTKYMKGKYASKFAGTMGDMGVFSFNANKIITTGGGGMIVSSDDKLLQKARFLSVQAKTDPLYFVHNEIGYNYRMLNLQAALGTDQIDRLESFIKIKIKHFNDYKKAIDNIDGLTLLPFNEGTRSNHWFYSVLVEKEKYGLDRDELLEKLRESNIQTRPIWGLIHEQKPFVNNEAYKIEKSLEYYEKILNIPCSSNLSEEEEDIVIKKLKEFKKSV from the coding sequence ATGGAAGATAAATTAATAGGTCTTTCAGTACCAAATATTGAAGTAGGGCCAATACTTAATAATTTAAAAGAATGTTTGGAAAGTGGTTGGATATCAACTGGAGGAAGATTTATTCCTGAGTTTGAAGGAAAGGTTGCAAAATATGTGGGAGTTAAGGAAGCTGTAGGAGTTCAAAGTGGAACTGCAGGTCTTCATATTGCTTTAAGAGTTCTTGGAGTAGGAAGAGATGAGGAAGTTATTGTTCCAACATTAACATTTATAGCAGCTGTTAATCCAGTTACATATCTTGGAGCAGAACCAATATTTATGGATTGTGACAAAAGTTTTTGTATGGATCCAATAAAATTACAAGAATTTTGTGCTAATGAATGCATTATATATGGAGAACATCTTTATAATAAGAAAACAAATAGATTAGTAAGAGCTATTGTAGTTGTTCATGTATTTGGAAATATGGCAGATATGGAAAAAATTATAGAAATAGCACATAAATATAAACTAAAAGTTTTAGAAGATGCTACAGAAGGTCTTGGAACTAAATACATGAAAGGTAAATACGCTAGTAAATTTGCAGGAACTATGGGAGATATGGGAGTATTTTCATTTAATGCAAATAAGATAATAACAACTGGTGGAGGAGGAATGATAGTATCTAGTGATGATAAATTATTACAAAAAGCTAGATTCTTATCAGTACAAGCAAAGACAGATCCCTTATATTTTGTTCACAATGAAATAGGATATAACTACAGAATGTTAAATCTTCAAGCTGCTCTTGGAACAGATCAAATTGATAGATTAGAAAGTTTTATAAAAATAAAGATAAAACATTTTAATGATTATAAAAAAGCTATTGATAATATAGATGGCTTAACATTACTTCCATTTAATGAGGGAACAAGATCAAATCATTGGTTTTATTCAGTATTAGTTGAAAAGGAAAAATATGGTCTTGATAGAGATGAGTTATTAGAAAAATTAAGAGAATCTAATATTCAAACAAGACCAATCTGGGGACTTATTCATGAACAAAAACCATTTGTAAATAATGAAGCCTATAAGATAGAAAAATCCCTAGAATATTATGAAAAAATATTAAATATTCCATGTAGTT
- a CDS encoding HlyD family efflux transporter periplasmic adaptor subunit, translated as MFITKKKIGIIIAVLLVGGVILLKTNPRNTKRVKIENIKLGVLSDAGLYNGTVIPGRLVPVYIEAPAVVENISAIEGEEVEKGTDLMVFSNKSLLKNEKQLKINSLDIEDAKLRIADLNSGTLKLELDNKNLEIKALEEKIKNESKRLPIIEKQAKAYEKLLHEEGVSSIEANQKLMAYEELKTKLDLNNQKYNLMTVSYESLRRQLNIDEAKLKSQLSKLKLQRETLMTRENQLKNPLKAPVSGIIVSVDVVEGSIITPGERLVAIATKGENKVRLEVPSYEAKSLEKGQKARIITRDSIGDKTYIGYVDKVAASAKKSIKGNNKVVSVEVAITGKNNLKPGFIADVEISKKAKEDVPIVNNFSVLEEKGRYFVYVIKNGLAKKREIHIGARSLNNYEVLDLPVGTKVIVNPFKVKIGEKVKVVN; from the coding sequence ATGTTTATAACTAAAAAAAAGATAGGAATAATTATTGCAGTTCTTTTAGTAGGGGGAGTTATATTATTAAAGACAAATCCTAGAAATACAAAGAGGGTAAAGATTGAAAATATAAAGCTTGGAGTTCTTTCAGATGCAGGACTATATAACGGGACAGTTATTCCAGGAAGATTAGTTCCAGTATATATTGAGGCTCCTGCAGTTGTTGAAAATATATCAGCAATAGAGGGTGAAGAAGTGGAAAAGGGAACTGACTTAATGGTTTTTTCAAATAAAAGTTTATTAAAAAATGAAAAGCAGTTAAAGATAAATAGTCTAGATATAGAAGATGCTAAGCTTAGAATAGCCGATTTGAATTCTGGTACTTTAAAATTGGAACTTGATAATAAAAATTTAGAGATAAAAGCTTTAGAAGAAAAAATTAAAAATGAAAGCAAAAGATTACCAATAATTGAAAAACAAGCAAAGGCTTATGAGAAACTTTTGCATGAAGAAGGAGTTTCTTCAATAGAAGCAAATCAAAAATTAATGGCTTATGAGGAATTAAAAACAAAACTAGATTTAAATAATCAAAAATATAATTTGATGACAGTAAGTTATGAAAGTCTTAGAAGACAGCTTAATATTGATGAAGCTAAGCTAAAATCTCAACTTTCAAAATTAAAATTACAAAGAGAAACTTTAATGACTAGAGAGAATCAATTAAAAAATCCTTTGAAAGCTCCAGTATCAGGAATAATAGTAAGTGTAGATGTTGTAGAGGGAAGCATAATTACTCCAGGTGAAAGACTTGTAGCAATAGCAACCAAAGGAGAAAATAAGGTTAGACTAGAAGTTCCTTCATATGAAGCTAAATCTTTAGAAAAAGGACAAAAGGCAAGAATAATAACTAGAGATTCTATTGGAGATAAAACTTATATAGGTTATGTAGATAAGGTAGCAGCTTCAGCTAAAAAAAGTATTAAAGGAAATAATAAGGTAGTTTCTGTTGAAGTTGCCATAACAGGTAAAAATAATTTAAAGCCAGGATTTATAGCAGATGTTGAAATTTCTAAAAAGGCAAAGGAAGACGTTCCTATTGTAAATAATTTTTCTGTTCTAGAGGAAAAGGGAAGATATTTTGTCTATGTTATAAAAAATGGTCTAGCTAAAAAAAGAGAAATTCATATTGGAGCTAGAAGTTTAAATAATTATGAAGTTCTAGATTTACCAGTGGGAACAAAAGTTATAGTAAATCCATTTAAGGTAAAGATAGGAGAAAAAGTAAAGGTTGTCAATTGA